Proteins encoded by one window of Cloacibacillus sp.:
- a CDS encoding FCD domain-containing protein, which translates to MNEKRKLVIEKLLEKIHSGEIVVGDKLLPERQLAEAVGETRPVMREGLIALDAMGVIDIRDRQGIFLSSNEENEARMMLHRVRGWPADILSRVMEVRQIIEPLATGLAAARRGEKDLIKMQECLKHMKELAEQTGEEAAKEGAYWNTSFHTVIVESVDNAYLSRIYEGVYSIIEQGMSMMRINTSPGAHGGRLVAYQDHVRLYELIEAKDSAGAELFAEEHLRRTIVAMVRLGQIVPTSDLFEQGFVGKARLR; encoded by the coding sequence ATGAACGAAAAAAGAAAGCTTGTTATAGAAAAACTGCTGGAAAAGATCCACAGCGGCGAGATTGTCGTCGGCGATAAACTCCTCCCGGAGAGACAGCTGGCCGAAGCTGTCGGCGAAACACGTCCGGTAATGCGCGAGGGGCTCATCGCGCTGGACGCGATGGGTGTGATCGATATTCGTGACAGGCAGGGAATATTCCTCTCCTCAAACGAAGAGAACGAAGCCAGAATGATGCTCCACCGGGTACGGGGCTGGCCGGCCGATATTCTATCAAGGGTGATGGAGGTCCGCCAGATAATCGAACCGCTGGCGACGGGGCTCGCGGCCGCCCGGCGCGGCGAGAAGGATCTTATAAAGATGCAGGAATGTCTGAAACATATGAAGGAACTTGCCGAGCAGACCGGAGAAGAGGCGGCCAAAGAGGGCGCGTATTGGAATACCTCGTTTCATACGGTGATCGTGGAGTCGGTGGACAACGCCTATCTGTCGCGCATCTATGAGGGTGTCTATTCGATCATTGAGCAGGGCATGTCGATGATGAGGATCAATACCTCTCCCGGGGCCCATGGCGGCAGGCTGGTCGCCTATCAGGACCACGTGCGGCTCTACGAACTTATCGAGGCGAAAGATTCCGCCGGGGCCGAGCTCTTTGCAGAGGAGCATCTGCGGCGCACGATAGTCGCCATGGTCCGGCTTGGTCAGATCGTGCCGACGTCGGACCTCTTTGAACAGGGATTTGTGGGAAAAGCACGCCTGCGCTGA
- a CDS encoding GGDEF domain-containing protein, whose product MMIFCVLIFLAAAGAVFAEDTAKTSLPTVIRVGWYENKNFQEMDPNGYRRGYEYEYLQEMARYGGWRYEYVNGSREECLKMLQEGRVDVVGGLFYTETAARSFDFVKYEIDETYTILAANAKDGRYTMDGWKGFDGMRIGVIPVWKNHLYKLHDYAAERGVLFTTVDYKSIDELERALKDGDVDAILMGEADIIPSNTKIIAQFAPSKRYFITRLGSGDIKNALIFAMEQIRRFKPDFKAQLDKKYLEDNDGVILAFTEEEARFLKETPALRVTLPSFRKPMMYKENGEYRGIAIDILKELEARLGVRFEYIEALNQLEAVKMVSTGSADILSNIYYDYGWAEKNGLLLSRPYLDLDYAAITRVDYIQNSEKTKAAAVKGYLFSQNYVQKNYREEEIAWYNSEEECVDAVRNDEADICFVNSYVAGTYLQNYKYKNLYASVINYSHGLSLSLPRGGRREMLLMSVLDKGISAIGKNKTSSIIAVNTMVTRHTMSAGEIIMRYPMISLSAAGISVAIIVSVLAIYVIIRNNRRKNIEVQRAEQAAQRDTMTSLYNRSYFESEVSARLGAEKDPGAAFLMIDLDDFKMINDTLGHLYGDHVLILFAAKMREVFGAENLLCRMGGDEFAAFLPKIKSHQEVLALAEALKASFIKDIGGRAPSSCSIGISLCPEDGKTFNDLYRAADSALYTAKKSGKGKISAA is encoded by the coding sequence ATGATGATTTTTTGCGTCCTAATCTTCCTGGCGGCGGCCGGCGCAGTTTTCGCTGAAGACACGGCGAAAACTTCACTGCCAACGGTGATAAGGGTCGGCTGGTATGAAAATAAAAATTTTCAGGAAATGGACCCCAACGGCTACCGGCGCGGTTATGAATATGAATACCTTCAGGAGATGGCCAGATATGGCGGCTGGCGTTATGAATATGTGAACGGAAGCCGTGAAGAGTGCCTGAAAATGCTGCAGGAGGGTCGTGTCGACGTCGTCGGAGGCCTGTTTTACACAGAGACGGCGGCCCGCAGCTTCGATTTCGTAAAGTACGAGATCGACGAGACATACACGATCCTCGCGGCAAACGCCAAAGACGGACGTTACACGATGGACGGCTGGAAAGGCTTCGACGGCATGCGGATAGGCGTGATCCCCGTCTGGAAAAACCACCTGTACAAACTACACGATTACGCCGCGGAGAGAGGCGTCCTGTTTACCACCGTCGATTACAAAAGTATCGACGAGCTGGAGAGGGCGCTGAAAGATGGAGACGTCGACGCGATCCTTATGGGGGAGGCGGATATAATTCCCTCAAACACTAAAATAATCGCCCAGTTCGCCCCCAGTAAGCGCTATTTTATCACCCGGCTCGGCAGCGGAGATATAAAAAACGCCCTTATCTTTGCCATGGAGCAGATCCGCCGTTTCAAACCCGATTTTAAGGCCCAGCTGGATAAAAAATACCTCGAAGACAACGACGGCGTCATCCTCGCGTTCACGGAAGAGGAGGCGCGTTTTTTAAAGGAAACACCCGCGCTTCGCGTTACCCTGCCCTCCTTCCGAAAACCGATGATGTATAAGGAGAACGGCGAATACCGGGGCATCGCCATCGATATCCTCAAAGAACTCGAGGCCAGACTGGGCGTGCGTTTTGAATATATAGAGGCACTGAACCAGCTTGAGGCGGTCAAGATGGTCAGCACGGGGAGCGCCGACATTCTTTCCAATATCTATTACGACTATGGCTGGGCGGAGAAGAACGGGCTGCTGCTCTCACGCCCGTACCTTGATCTTGACTATGCGGCGATCACCCGTGTAGATTACATTCAGAACAGCGAAAAAACCAAGGCTGCCGCCGTAAAGGGGTATCTATTCTCGCAGAACTACGTCCAGAAAAATTACCGTGAAGAAGAGATCGCCTGGTACAACAGCGAGGAGGAGTGTGTCGACGCCGTCCGAAACGATGAGGCGGATATCTGTTTCGTGAACTCCTACGTCGCGGGAACATATCTCCAAAACTACAAATACAAAAACCTCTACGCTTCGGTGATCAACTACTCGCACGGGCTCTCTTTGTCCCTCCCGCGGGGAGGGCGGCGGGAAATGCTGCTGATGTCGGTGCTTGACAAGGGCATCTCCGCCATCGGCAAAAATAAGACCAGCTCCATCATCGCGGTAAATACGATGGTCACCCGCCATACGATGTCCGCGGGCGAGATCATCATGCGCTACCCGATGATCTCCCTCAGCGCGGCGGGAATATCCGTCGCCATCATCGTATCGGTGCTGGCCATTTATGTGATCATAAGAAACAACCGCCGCAAGAACATTGAGGTTCAACGGGCTGAACAGGCCGCCCAGAGAGATACCATGACCAGCCTCTATAACAGATCCTATTTTGAATCGGAGGTCTCCGCGCGGCTTGGGGCGGAGAAAGACCCCGGCGCCGCGTTCCTGATGATCGACCTCGACGACTTCAAAATGATCAACGACACCCTGGGCCATCTCTACGGAGACCATGTGCTGATCCTCTTCGCCGCAAAGATGCGGGAGGTCTTTGGCGCGGAAAACCTGCTCTGCCGCATGGGCGGCGACGAGTTCGCGGCGTTTCTCCCAAAGATAAAATCACACCAGGAGGTCCTGGCCCTCGCGGAGGCGCTGAAGGCTTCTTTCATCAAAGACATCGGCGGCAGAGCCCCATCTTCCTGCTCGATCGGCATCTCCCTCTGTCCGGAGGACGGCAAGACATTCAACGACCTCTACAGAGCGGCCGACTCCGCCCTGTACACCGCGAAAAAATCAGGCAAAGGCAAAATATCGGCGGCATAA
- a CDS encoding aminotransferase class I/II-fold pyridoxal phosphate-dependent enzyme, which translates to MRIKDFKVEKWLNPRDADCKYNLGASCVKAISIDELLELSGEDREALNRYFFETHLHYGAFFGLPRLKEAITATCGEEASAAMVLTMHGGTGANSTVITGMLETGDNVVAVTPNYQQHYAIPEALGSEVRLLHLEKEEAYKINPGRLTKLVDKRTKLITLTNPNNPTGAYMDADELAPVVEIARQNGAYILCDEIYRGLADEYMPSIVDLYEKGIATGSMSKVYSMAGTRVGWAIVREPEAYDILENRRSYDTICNGVFDELIAAIALENNEKMLARARSIVRPHKKIVGEWLAEQP; encoded by the coding sequence ATGAGGATCAAAGATTTCAAAGTTGAAAAATGGCTCAACCCACGCGACGCGGACTGCAAATATAACCTTGGCGCGAGCTGCGTCAAGGCGATATCCATTGACGAGCTCCTTGAACTGAGCGGCGAAGACAGAGAGGCGCTCAACCGATACTTTTTTGAAACACACCTCCATTACGGCGCCTTCTTCGGCCTGCCGCGTCTGAAAGAGGCGATCACCGCCACCTGCGGGGAGGAGGCCTCCGCCGCGATGGTGCTCACCATGCACGGCGGCACCGGCGCGAACTCCACCGTCATCACCGGCATGCTTGAGACCGGCGACAACGTCGTCGCCGTCACGCCCAACTACCAGCAGCACTACGCCATCCCCGAAGCGCTCGGCAGCGAAGTGCGGCTGCTGCACCTCGAAAAAGAAGAGGCCTACAAAATCAACCCGGGGCGGCTAACGAAGCTTGTCGATAAAAGGACCAAACTCATCACGCTGACAAACCCCAACAACCCCACCGGAGCCTACATGGACGCGGACGAACTTGCGCCGGTCGTCGAGATCGCGCGGCAAAACGGCGCCTACATCCTCTGCGACGAAATATACCGCGGCCTCGCCGACGAATACATGCCATCGATAGTCGACCTCTACGAAAAGGGGATCGCGACCGGCAGCATGTCCAAGGTCTACTCGATGGCCGGCACCAGAGTCGGCTGGGCGATCGTCAGAGAGCCGGAGGCCTATGACATCCTTGAAAACCGCCGCTCCTACGATACGATCTGCAACGGCGTCTTTGACGAACTCATCGCCGCCATAGCGCTGGAAAACAACGAAAAGATGCTCGCCCGGGCGCGCAGCATCGTCCGCCCGCATAAAAAAATCGTCGGCGAGTGGCTCGCGGAACAGCCGTGA
- a CDS encoding PEP/pyruvate-binding domain-containing protein, which produces MTSADRARELYFEWQPHDDPEFAPLICGRGTIGGKGRSLLFALRQLRDSGDEQMSRTKVPRSIYLSIEIFHQFLERVPHLDTLLANNDPQEIERVFLETPLPREAGMYIRTFLADMRDPVVIRSSSRLEDDVKHSFAGKYLTNFLSNNCGSLEERSVAVENEVRRIYSRTFFPAAADYRERHHLGGDDMGIIIIRMAGRWRGRYYYPTMAGVGYSQNFRRWTTRVKQDDGLVRMVFGMGTMSTKRGYACTVSLTNPILRPEGFSPEKISAIAQESFHVIDEEHPNQITTLDIKKEWKQLLTYHPDFAAYAQIYRCDDGEGCFFQIMKNMASLSPGTKVCFTFDSFPRIYPDFYKRVKKTLKLLENKMGVPADIEFAFEPTEDSFCLIQSRPFWSNNHLEGGIPELSPKQILLQADRMVTHGAIPQITKIVYIDFNRYYAQRDFYGTARLIGELNKASDGEPYILVAPGRIGSSNPELGVPVQYSELTNCRGMVELGIPRLGFMPELSYGTHFFSDLEVDGVLYMPVFAGEDRNIFNADWFESKKWEPWCDNPAIRVYRGSFAAYMDGETNRGVIVDKDMKKTD; this is translated from the coding sequence ATGACCTCTGCAGACCGAGCAAGAGAACTCTACTTTGAATGGCAGCCGCATGACGACCCTGAGTTCGCACCGCTGATCTGCGGGCGCGGCACTATTGGGGGAAAGGGACGTTCGCTGCTCTTCGCGCTGCGGCAGCTGCGCGACAGCGGCGACGAACAGATGAGCAGGACGAAGGTGCCGCGGTCAATCTACCTAAGCATCGAGATATTCCATCAGTTCCTCGAGCGGGTACCTCACCTCGACACGCTGCTCGCGAACAACGACCCACAGGAGATCGAGCGGGTATTTCTTGAAACGCCGCTGCCGCGGGAGGCCGGCATGTACATCCGCACCTTCCTCGCGGATATGCGCGACCCCGTCGTCATCCGCAGCTCCAGCCGGCTGGAGGACGACGTAAAACACTCCTTCGCCGGAAAATACCTGACAAACTTCCTCAGCAACAACTGCGGCAGCCTTGAGGAGCGGTCCGTCGCCGTGGAAAACGAGGTACGGCGCATCTATTCGCGCACCTTCTTCCCGGCCGCGGCCGATTACCGTGAGCGCCACCACCTCGGAGGCGACGACATGGGGATCATCATCATCCGCATGGCGGGACGCTGGCGAGGGCGCTACTACTATCCGACGATGGCCGGCGTCGGATATTCGCAGAACTTCCGCCGCTGGACGACGCGCGTGAAGCAGGACGACGGCCTCGTGCGCATGGTCTTCGGCATGGGCACCATGAGCACCAAGCGCGGTTACGCGTGCACCGTCTCGCTGACCAACCCGATACTTCGTCCCGAGGGTTTCTCGCCGGAGAAGATCTCGGCGATCGCCCAGGAGTCCTTCCATGTCATTGACGAGGAACACCCGAACCAGATAACGACGTTAGACATCAAAAAAGAGTGGAAGCAGCTGCTCACCTACCACCCCGACTTCGCCGCTTACGCGCAGATCTACCGCTGCGACGACGGCGAGGGCTGTTTCTTCCAGATCATGAAAAACATGGCCTCCCTCTCGCCGGGGACAAAGGTCTGCTTCACCTTCGACAGCTTTCCACGCATCTACCCCGATTTTTATAAGCGCGTCAAAAAGACGCTGAAGCTGCTTGAGAACAAGATGGGCGTCCCGGCCGACATTGAATTCGCCTTCGAGCCGACCGAGGACTCCTTCTGCCTCATCCAGTCGCGCCCCTTCTGGTCGAACAACCACCTTGAAGGGGGTATTCCCGAACTCTCACCGAAGCAGATCCTGCTTCAGGCCGACCGCATGGTGACCCACGGCGCGATCCCACAGATAACCAAGATCGTCTACATCGATTTTAACCGCTACTACGCGCAGCGTGACTTTTACGGGACGGCGCGGCTCATCGGCGAGCTTAACAAAGCCTCCGACGGCGAGCCCTATATCCTCGTCGCCCCGGGACGCATCGGCTCCAGCAACCCGGAGCTCGGCGTCCCCGTGCAGTACAGCGAACTGACGAACTGCCGCGGCATGGTGGAGCTCGGCATCCCGCGTCTCGGCTTCATGCCGGAGCTCTCCTACGGTACACACTTCTTCTCCGACCTAGAGGTTGACGGCGTCCTCTACATGCCCGTCTTCGCGGGAGAGGACCGCAACATCTTCAACGCCGACTGGTTCGAGAGCAAAAAATGGGAGCCATGGTGTGATAACCCTGCGATACGCGTCTACCGCGGCAGCTTCGCCGCCTACATGGACGGCGAGACCAACCGCGGCGTGATCGTCGACAAGGACATGAAAAAAACAGACTGA